One window of the Colletotrichum destructivum chromosome 4, complete sequence genome contains the following:
- a CDS encoding Putative necrosis inducing protein: MAPSLFRLASWLAAAAGTVLAAPVERRGVIGHDAVVGFKETVPSGTVGNLYLKYKPYLKVVNGCVPFPAVDAAGNTGGGLKPTGSSNGGCSSSTGQVYARGASYNGAYAIMYSYYMPKDSPATGLGHTHDWENIVVWLSAASESATVLGVSVSAHGDYDKKTSGISYTSTTHPRVGYRSIFPVNHQMIFTSDQGGQQPVIAWESLPAAARTALENTDFGSANVPMKEGNFVNNLGKAAL, encoded by the exons ATGGCCCCCTCGCTCTTCCGTCTCGCCTCGTGGCTCGCTGCCGCGGCCGGcaccgtcctcgccgcccccgtcgagcgccgcggcgtcatcggccacgatgccgtcgtcggcttcaaGGAGACCGTCCCCTCGGGCACCGTCGGCAACCTGTACCTCAAGTACAAGCCCTACCTCAAGGTCGTGAACGGATGCGTTCCCTTCcctgccgtcgacgccgccggaAACACTGG TGGCGGCCTCAAACCCACGGGCAGCTCCAACGGCGGCTGCTCCTCCAGCACCGGCCAGGTCTACGCCCGCGGCGCCTCCTACAACGGCGCCTACGCCATCATGTACTCGTACTACATGCCCAAGGACTCGCCCGCGACCGGCCTGGGCCACACCCACGACTGGGAGAACATCGTCGTCTGGCTCTCGGCCGCGTCCGAGTCCGCCacggtcctcggcgtctccgtctcggcccaCGGCGACTACGACAAGAAGACGTCCGGCATCAGCTACACCAGCACGACGCACCCGCGCGTCGGCTACCGCAGCATCTTCCCCGTCAACCACCAGATGATCTTCACCAGCGACCAGGGCGGCCAGCAGCCCGTCATCGCGTGGGAGTCGCTGCCCGCGGCCGCGCGCACCGCCCTGGAGAACACCGACTTTGGCAGCGCCAACGTGCCCATGAAGGAGGGCAACTTTGTCAACAACCTCGGCAAGGCCGCGTTGTAA
- a CDS encoding Putative HeLo domain superfamily protein, whose product MSGFEVAGIVLGSIPLITSVLEHYKQGELIIRIWRNHDRELKSLIRNLKIEQVRLQNVLERLLIGLVPSNQIERMIAEPFGPTWHHEDVQRKIKTRLWTSSGVFEEILRDLDAAIQDMMRRFGLEPDEAAKEKDVSSMARQLKRVGFALKSSDHRSSLETMKECITGLESMLEQNIKMEPQRQQRSQGRLIGLIRDVSSSVYRALRSGLSCTCNHDLHLGLSSPSPRAGRDSDDDMVLQKLKFELALTYKADYDNHGKPVLWKEVCLRTLPPGAAFNLAPTPKQLEVVPQVTISQQKNSGITATGSYTATVTTTCVQQTTTATAILGTFSSLNVGPSGVKPIQGIDLCAEIRRNQKQVAVDCYGTVSDQTGNKVRMFGVYPQPSTESPDPWSVVSLKDVLANPSKFPPMSTPHRLHLAQVVSSSLLQLQQTPWVPDVLTSRDIVFLQKGPDAEVMYTDIFIARSLPERAPKAYADKSVARGRCPALLSLGIVLLELGLGGTIESFRTQDEVPPGGSPLLLSEFRTAQRLLERRQIGSQRYSSAVKRCLWGEFYRPILDLSNDDFRQEVYEQVVVLLEDDFKNAIGSYSVAS is encoded by the exons ATGTCTGGGTTTGAGGTAGCCGGCATCGTCCTGGGCAGCATCCCCCTCATTACCTCGGTCCTCGAGCACTACAAGCAAGGCGAGTTGATAATCAGGATTTGGCGAAACCACGATCGGGAGCTGAAGAGCCTCATACGAAACCTCAAGATAGAGCAGGTCCGGTTGCAGAACGTCTTGGAGAGGCTTCTCATCGGTCTTGTGCCTTCAAACCAGATTGAGCGCATGATTGCCGAGCCATTTGGCCCAACATGGCATCATGAAGACGTCCAGAGGAAGATTAAAACCCGCCTGTGGACATCTTCCGGGGTGTTTGAGGAGATTTTGAGGGATTTGGACGCTGCGATCCAGGATATGATGCGACGCTTCGGTCTGGAGCCTGATGAAGCG GCGAAGGAAAAGGATGTATCGAGCATGGCCCGGCAGCTTAAACGCGTCGGGTTTGCTCTCAAGTCGTCCGATCACAGGAGCTCACTCGAGACCATGAAAGAATGCATCACGGGACTCGAATCGATGCTGGAGCAAAACATCAAAATGGAGCCGCAGCGACAACAGAGATCCCAGGGGAGACTGATAGGGCTGATTCGCGACGTTTCAAGCAGCGTTTATCGTGCCCTGCGCTCCGGTCTGTCTTGCACCTGCAACCATGATCTTCACCTTGGCCTCTcatcgccttctcctcgggcggGACGGGATTCTGATGACGATATGGTTCTCCAGAAACTAAAATTCGAGCTCGCGTTGACGTATAAAGCCGACTATGACAACCATGGAAAGCCGGTGCTGTGGAAAGAAGTATGCCTCAGAACGCTCCCACCTGGAGCCGCATTCAACCTGGCCCCAACGCCCAAACAGCTGGAAGTTGTTCCTCAGGTCACAATTTCGCAACAGAAGAACTCTGGGATCACTGCAACTGGATCATATACGGCCACGGTCACGACCACCTGCGTCCAGCAaaccacgacggcgacggccatccTCGGCACTTTTTCGTCTCTCAACGTGGGTCCGTCTGGAGTCAAGCCGATCCAGGGAATCGACCTGTGCGCCGAGATCCGCCGAAACCAGAAACAGGTCGCCGTCGATTGCTACGGCACGGTTTCGGACCAGACCGGAAACAAGGTCCGGATGTTTGGGGTTTACCCGCAGCCCAGCACGGAGAGCCCGGACCCTTGGTCCGTCGTGTCGCTCAAAGACGTTTTGGCGAACCCGTCCAAGTTCCCCCCGATGTCTACTCCGCATAGACTACACCTGGCACAAGTCGTATCTTCGAGCTTGCTTCAACTACAACAGACGCCCTGGGTCCCGGACGTCCTGACAAGCCGAGACATTGTCTTCCTGCAGAAAGGCCCGGATGCGGAGGTCATGTACACGGACATATTCATTGCAAGGAGCCTCCCCGAGAGGGCCCCGAAAGCATATGCCGATAAGTCGGTAGCGAGAGGCCGCTGTCCCGCCCTGCTATCACTTGGGATCGTACTCCtggagctcggcctcggcggcacgATCGAGTCATTCCGCACCCAGGACGAGGTTCCACCAGGTGGCTCGCCGCTCCTCCTGTCCGAGTTTCGGACGGCACAGCGGCTCTTGGAGCGGCGGCAGATTGGGAGTCAGAGGTACTCCAGCGCCGTGAAGAGGTGCTTGTGGGGAGAGTTTTATCGGCCGATCCTCGATCTGAGCAATGATGATTTCAGGCAGGAGGTTTACGAGCAGGTCGTTGTGTTACTAGAGGACGATTTTAAGAATGCAATCGGATCTTATAGCGTCGCTAGCTAA
- a CDS encoding Putative Zinc finger C2H2-type — protein sequence MAKSFADLAADINTSFDCLVGTVEDADGFAVQSSLQYKFRDQLARFRVWSGDTGALDKDQDSLESRLRDASHIRTQILELLDDLDQSLKDARHIISSFDPSWIGLKDGEEDLSDVDAETEVTEIAADITDLIDCLSRLSFSIHNPAPHDHIVAPVMANAANIEQQDIQHVRNEFPGIKDYLARRLGNSISRRREFLQYLKTARPSCRSRISTKETEFVQNANTILIREKAKRMISAGDLSDGLSDDSGCVSGGSQSAYQTPEMTPGRNNDPTVTREHSNFGIPLTKEGADITVDCPYCHMEVSVKTASSLKKHLLEDIKPFNCLAKVCTISENSFSTLDEWMQHMVQNHLRTYRCPMLCEKTFTSRSDSAKHLTQDHPNSVSERHVDALIRLSSEPLDPDTSVSCPLCLKSLPSLRKYKKHVGNHLVKLALFALPETGSPKQHHGQDNVGIEEVTLDAGAFVKRPVSPGDGPSPHVSANDDGTKPSNDSKGLDTLIGDTEQPPRGHSQQPSAGEKPTGMEPTTQRPTSPPGGDQQPPNNELSQTTSVSKARPKKYFVSRDGIDHDVIKADICLYLGPDATVQPSVHQAMLDDLKTDSAHWKVERVWIKPAGYGESLTHASRRRYLQTNPTIYAGNGTRSQNSASMYRSRMTSDPEPVNRYGKDLGYDKTAAEIYNKRPGGGYPSAFYPNPTPALLPILYKNKPMLSGIQGWDDFDPQADIPIAEMYKPIGYFNQADG from the exons ATGGCCAAAAGCTTCGCAGACCTGGCCGCAGACATCAACACGTCCTTTGACTGCCTTGTGGGCACCGTggaagatgccgatggcTTCGCCGTTCAGTCATCACTCCAGTACAAGTTTCGGGATCAGCTTGCTAGATTCAGGGTATGGTCTGGCGACACTGGTGCTCTCGACAAGGATCAGGACTCCTTAGAGTCAAGGCTTCGCGACGCTTCGCACATTCGCACGCAAATCCTGGAGCTCCTCGATGACTTGGACCAGTCTCTGAAAGATGCGAGACACATCATCTCTTCCTTCGATCCGTCATGGATTGGCCTgaaagatggagaagaagattTGAGTGATGTTGATGCCGAGACAGAAGTCACAGAGATAGCAGCAGACATCACCGACCTGATCGACTGTCTCTCAAGGCTCTCCTTTTCCATTCACAACCCGGCACCCCACGACCATATCGTGGCTCCGGTAATGGCCAACGCTGCAAACATTGAGCAGCAGGATATCCAGCACGTACGCAACGAGTTTCCCGGGATTAAAGACTACCTCGCACGGCGTTTGGGAAATTCCATATCCCGCAGACGAGAGTTTCTTCAGTATCTCAAGACCGCCCGCCCCAGTTGCCGCAGTCGTATAAGCACAAAAGAAACTGAATTCGTACAAAACGCAAACACCATCTTGATTCGGGAGAAAGCAAAGCGCATGATTTCAGCTGGTGACTTGAGCGATGGCTTGAGCGACGACTCCGGCTGTGTCTCCGGAGGCTCTCAAAGTGCGTACCAAACACCAGAGATGACCCCGGGCAGAAACAATGATCCAACAGTTACCCGGGAGCACTCGAATTTCGGAATTCCTTTGACGAAAGAGGGAGCCGACATAACCGTGGATTGCCCTTACTGTCACATGGAAGTTTCTGTGAAGACCGCATCCTCGTTGAA AAAGCATCTGTTGGAGGATATCAAGCCATTCAATTGTCTTGCCAAGGTCTGCACAATCTCCGAGAACAGTTTCTCGACGCTCGACGAGTGGATGCAGCATATGGTACAGAACCACCTGCGAACATATCGCTGTCCGATGCTTTGCGAGAAGACGTTCACATCCCGATCTGATTCCGCGAAACACTTGACTCAGGACCATCCTAATTCGGTATCAGAACGACACGTTGATGCACTGATCAGGCTAAGTTCAGAACCCCTAGACCCAGACACATCCGTTTCTTGTCCTTTGTGCCTGAAAAGTCTACCGTCACTGAGGAAGTACAAGAAGCATGTTGGCAACCACCTGGTGAAGCTGGCGCTGTTTGCGCTGCCCGAAACTGGTAGCCCGAAACAACACCACGGTCAGGACAACGTTGGAATCGAAGAAGTGACTTTGGACGCAGGCGCCTTCGTCAAGCGCCCCGTCTCTCCCGGTGATGGACCCAGTCCCCATGTCTCCGCCAATGATGATGGAACGAAGCCGTCGAATGATAGCAAAGGCCTTGATACCCTCATAGGGGACACGGAACAACCCCCGCGTGGCCACTCTCAACAGCCATCGGCTGGGGAGAAGCCTACGGGCATGGAACCTACGACACAACGACCAACATCCCCTCCAGGTGGTGATCAGCAACCACCGAATAATGAACTGTCGCAAACTACCTCAGTATCAAAAGCTAGGCCAAAGAAGTATTTTGTCTCGAGAGACGGCATAGACCACGATGTCATTAAGGCCGATATCTGTCTATATCTTGGACCCGACGCCACGGTACAGCCAAGTGTTCACCAG GCCAtgctcgacgacctcaagaCCGACTCCGCACATTGGAAAGTCGAAAGAGTATGGATCAAACCAG CTGGCTATGGCGAGTCGTTAACCCACGCTTCGCGTCGACGTTACCTTCAGACAAACCCCACCATCTACGCAGGCAATGGCACAAGATCGCAAAACAGTGCCTCTATGTATCGATCCCGGATGACGTCGGATCCCGAGCCTGTCAACAGATATGGCAAGGACCTCGGATACGATAAGACTGCAGCTGAAATATATAATAAGCGTCCAGGGGGAGGCTATCCCTCCGCCTTCTATCCAAACCCGACCCCAGCCCTGCTTCCAATCCTCTACAAAAACAAACCGATGCTCTCAGGTATACAGGGTTGGGACGATTTCGATCCACAAGCCGATATCCCGATTGCCGAGATGTACAAGCCGATAGGCTACTTCAACCAGGCGGATGGATGA
- a CDS encoding Putative adaptor protein complex AP-2, alpha subunit, which produces MSSAASGFLGRSSSNNSNMRGLVQFIADLRNARARELEEKRINKELANIRQKFKDGNLSGYHKKKYVCKLLYIYILGWDVDFGHLEAVNLISANKYSEKQIGYLAMTLFLHEKHELLHLVVNSIRKDLLDHNELFNCLALHAIANVGGREMGEALSGEVHRLLISPTSKAFVKKKASLTLLRLYRKNPDIVQPQWAERIISLMDDVDVGVALSVTSLVMALAQDNLNAYKGAYAKATARMKRIVIDGEYTPDYLYYKVPCPWLQVKLLRLLQYFPPSDDTHVRDMIRESLQKILNLAMEQTKNVQQNNAQNAVLFEAINLIIHLDNENALLKQISSRLGRFLTSRETNVRYLGLEAMTHLAARIDTLEPIKQHQDVILGSLKDRDISVRRKGLDLLYSMCDSSNAQVIVGELLHYLQNADFAIREEMVLKIAILTERYATDVQWYVDISLRLIAMAGDHVSDEVWQRVIQIVTNNEELQVYAAQHSLQYVKSDHCHETLVKIGAYILGEFGHLIADQPKCSPIEQFLALQSKVAACSSSTRAMILSCYVKFVNLFPEIKPQLLKAFQVFSHTLDSELQQRACEYLTLATMPTDDLLRTVCDEMPPFSERQSALLARVHQKHANTSDKRTWIVGGKDANADVAELKIAKEGGLRRTFSTNGNPPVANGGSNGTNGHGNGVNDLAGLDMNNIGPAEPKTKAPNLASAAHLSPNWEAGYNKLLLKAEGVLYEDGQIQVGVRSEYRGQMACLILYFKNKTPTALGSFTTTLDLDENEKGKLTWDVKNLPDSTIYQAGQSQQVVMFECKRVFDKSPTIRISYLAGALQAVTLKLPITAHKFMDPADLSAEDFFRRWKQIGGAPREAQHIFGLSPGKSDREMNEFFVRQTVEGFRWRVLDGVDPNAKNFVGASVLHTSEAGKFGCLMRLEPNYGTKMIRLTIRATDESVPAVLLKIMQERLAAGYTPEKFQAPTPTDISDAFSNILVT; this is translated from the exons ATGTCGTCCGCGGCGTCTGGTTTCCTGGGCCGCTCGAGCAGCAACAACTCGAATATGCGAGGACTGGTGCAGTTCATCGCCGACTTGAGAAACGCGAGAGCTAGGgagttggaggagaagagaatCAACAAGGAGTTGGCCAACATCCG GCAAAAGTTCAAGG ACGGAAACCTCAGCGGCTATCACAAGAAGAAATATGTGTGCAAG CTCCTATACATCTACATCCTCGGATGGGACGTCGATTTCGGCCACCTCGAAGCCGTCAACCTCATCTCGGCGAATAAGTATTCGGAGAAGCAGATTGGCTACCTCGCCATgaccctcttcctccacgAGAAGCACGAGCTGctgcacctcgtcgtcaataGCATACGGAAGGACTTGCTGGACCACAACGAGCTGTTCAACTGCCTAGCTCTCCACGCGATTGCCAATGTCGGTGGCAGGGAAATGGGAGAGGCCCTTAGCGGAGAGGTCCACAGGCTTCTTATCTCGCC GACATCCAAGGCGTTcgtgaagaagaaggcatcGCTCACCCTCCTTCGTCTGTACCGCAAGAACCCCGATATCGTTCAACCACAATGGGCCGAGCGCATCATCTCGTTGATGGACGACGTGGATGTCGGCGTCGCTCTGTCTGTTACATCCCTCGTCATGGCCCTTGCTCAGGACAATCTGAACGCGTACAAGGGGGCGTACGCCAAGGCCACGGcaaggatgaagaggatAGTCATTGATGGAGAGTACACTCCGGACTACCTTTACTACAAGGTCCCGTGTCCTTGGCTCCAGGTCAAGCTTTTGCGCCTGCTGCAGTACTTCCCTCCTTCGG ATGACACCCATGTCCGCGATATGATCCGTGAGTCTCTGCAGAAGATTCTTAATCTCGCGATGGAGCAGACCAAGAACGTCCAGCAGAACAACGCACAGAACGCTGTTCTCTTCGAAGCCATCAATCTCATCATTCACCTCGACAACGAGAATGCCTTGCTGAAACAAATCTCATCTCGGTTGGGCCGTTTCTTGACTTCTAGGGAAACCAATGTTCGGTACCTGGGATTGGAGGCTATGACGCATCTCGCAGCTCGGATCGACACTCTGGAGCCGATCAAGCAGCACCAGGATGTTATTCTGGGATCTCTCAAGGACAGAGATATTAGCGTGCGGAGAAAGGGTCTTGACCTTCTTTACAGCATGTGCGACTCATCAAATGCCCAGGTCATCGTGGGCGAGCTACTTCACTACCTCCAGAATGCCGACTTTGCCATCCGAGAGGAGATGGTGCTCAAGATTGCCATTCTGACCGAAAGGTATGCTACTGATGTGCAGTGGTACGTGGACATCTCGTTGCGTCTCATCGCAATGGCCGGTGACCACGTTAGCGATGAGGTCTGGCAGCGTGTCATCCAGATCGTGACAAACAACGAGGAACTGCAGGTCTACGCCGCGCAGCACTCATTACAGTACGTCAAGTCGGACCACTGCCACGAGACGCTGGTCAAGATCGGAGCGTACATTCTGGGCGAGTTCGGTCACCTCATTGCCGACCAGCCCAAGTGCAGTCCCATCGAGCAGTTCCTGGCCCTCCAGAGCAAGGTTGCCGCTTGTTCATCAAGTACAAGGGCCATGATCCTTTCTTGCTACGTCAAATTCGTCAACCTTTTCCCCGAAATCAAGCCCCAGCTCCTGAAGGCCTTCCAGGTCTTTAGCCACACGCTCGATTCGGAGCTTCAGCAGAGGGCATGCGAGTACTTGACGTTAGCAACTATGCCGACAGATGACCTCCTGCGAACCGTATGCGATGAGATGCCTCCGTTCTCGGAACGCCAGTCTGCGCTGCTTGCCAGAGTGCACCAGAAGCATGCCAACACTAGCGATAAGAGAACATGGATTGTCGGTGGCAAGGATGCCAACGCTGATGTGGCTGAGCTGAAGATAGCCAAAGAGGGCGGTCTCAGGCGAACATTCAGCACAAATGGCAACCCCCCCGTTGCCAATGGAGGCTCGAACGGCACGAATGGCCACGGCAACGGCGTCAACGATTTGGCTGGTCTGGACATGAACAACATTGGACCCGCCGAACCCAAGACGAAGGCGCCGAATCTCGCCAGTGCCGCTCACTTGTCCCCTAACTGGGAGGCTGGATACAACAAGTTGCTACTCAAGGCTGAAGGCGTGTTGTACGAGGACGGGCAGATCCAGGTTGGTGTACGATCAGAGTACAGAGGCCAAATGGCATGCTTGATTCTCTACTTCAAGAACAAGACGCCGACAGCACTAGGCTCGTTTACCACGACGCTGGATCTGGACGAAAACGAAAAGGGCAAGCTCACGTGGGACGTGAAGAACCTGCCAGACAGCACAATTTACCAGGCTGGGCAGTCCCAGCAGGTTGTCATGTTTGAGTGCAAGAGGGTGTTTGACAAGAGCCCGACAATACGCATCAGCTATCTTGCTGGCGCCCTCCAGGCTGTCACCCTCAAGCTACCCATCACCGCCCACAAGTTCATGGACCCTGCAGACCTCTCTGCGGAGGACTTCTTCAGGCGATGGAAGCAAATCGGCGGTGCCCCTCGCGAGGCTCAGCATATTTTTGGGCTGTCCCCTGGCAAGTCGGATAGGGAGATGAACGAGTTCTTTGTCCGGCAGACGGTCGAGGGTTTCAGATGGCGTGTCCTTGATGGCGTGGACCCGAACGCAAAGAACTTTGTTGGAGCAAGCGTCCTCCACACCTCTGAGGCTGGCAAGTTTGGTTGTTTGATGCGTCTGGAGCCAAACTACGGGACAAAG ATGATCCGCCTCACCATCCGTGCCACAGACGAGAGCGTCCCTGCCGTCCTCCTGAAGATCATGCAGGAGCGCCTTGCAGCAGGCTACACACCTGAAAAGTTCCAAGCCCCAACCCCAACCGACATATCGGACGCGTTTAGCAATATTCTGGTTACGTAG